The Lolium rigidum isolate FL_2022 chromosome 2, APGP_CSIRO_Lrig_0.1, whole genome shotgun sequence genomic interval TGGTTGCAGGGCATTGCTATGGCCCCATGGACCCTGCGTCCAACATAATTCTCAATGCCATCTGGTACGACACCGTATTCCCTCAGCCGGAGATAGATGCTGGGTTTGAGCCGGACATCCTCGACAGCGAATCTATGCTTCGCGTGGAGGTCCGCGCCCTCGAAAGCCTTGTTGCCTTGGTCACCACAGCCACTGGCTTTTCACAACACATGGCCATCGAATACCTCTGCTACAAGCAATGCGACCTATCTGTGGTGTTACATATGGCAACAGAGGAGGTGCGCTATAAGTCTTTTGTTTCTGCAGGCCAAGCTGGAAAACACCCCAAGCATTTGGAGCTTGCATCAGTTCTCATGTCCATGGCCCATAATGCCCTAAAAGACACCCTGCTGACCGAAAAAGCAATGAGAAAAGGCTATATCATTTCTGATGCAGTTCTGGAGCAAGTGTACAAAATAATGGAAGATCAAAGCTCATCCATTTCACCATCACTTGATCATCCTAGCCTATGCCCACCAGCCTGGAAGATGCTAGCATCTAGGAAGGATGAATTCGTCAAGAAGCAGAAGTTCCTTGGTCGAGTCTTGGGAGAATTGCTTCTTGACTACTCGAATCAGCATCCTTGGGTAATTATATAATTCAGCTCTTGATAGCTTGCTGTAGTAGCTTGGACAAAGGCTTTTGTTAGGGGAGGGGTGGGGGACTTTCTTGAACTGTTTCTTCCAAGAATGTATGCCATCTTAATTAAGCTTGCACGCAAAATATTCTTACAAAATTTTGCTTGACTTGCTGCTTGTTTGAATATATATTACATCTCAATTAAAGTGTGGACAAAGTATATTCTTAGAAAAGTTTCGTTGAGCTTCTTCTTCATCTGAATTAATCTTGGACAAAAGGTAGGTAAAGCTTTGAATTGCTAGTTATAGGAATATATTTTATCCCTATTAGTCTAGTTTTACAAGTCCTTGTTCTTTGAATTGCATTTTTTGTTTGTAAGAAAAAAGAGCTTATTTGGATCACAAGCCATCTGTTATTTGGATAGAATCTACAACTTACAACCTAACTCTGTCTTACTTAGCTTAAAATGATTGTTGTAGGAACCTGTTCCGAGGctagatgtgatatgtggtgTGAAGAAAGACTACAGCAGGCATTCAAAGTTCTACCATGTCAATTTCTTGGTGTACTATGATGATGTTTCTTCAGCCAGTGTGCTCTTTTTTGCTGAAGTATGGGTGTCGAGCTTTCAGGCCAAACTTAGCACATCTGTGAATCTGGTTAATGGACCATGTATTAGATATGGTCGCCAAGTTGAATCTAATGTGCTGTTCACCAAGGTTTATAGTATATCTAGAAAGGAATCAGAAACTTCATTTTGTTGTCCACTACCTCATTACAGTCCGGATCGCCCATACCTTGGTAAGTGTATTTCTATCTTCTGAACTTCCTGGAATCTAACTTTGGATTGATTTATTTTAATGTATCGATTATAACAGACTTGAGATCATTTCTAGGGATGCCTCATGCATATCTTAATATCCTTTTATTCACATGCAGGACGTTGCACTTCTTGTGAGCCTATTTCATGCAGAATTGTGCATCCACCATCTGGGAATCATACCGGGGCAAACTGCAGTCAACTTGGAGAACTCTTTCAATATTTGAATTTTCGTGATTATAAGCCTTCTGCTGCGGATAGCATAACGGAGTCAGATTTTGTATACTTTGATTCTCATAGGGACACCAAGTTTGCAGAAGGTCTCAATGACAGAAGCTCTttggcgaagaagaaggcgctGATCATCCGCTGATCCTAATTAGGTGGAGGAATAGTTGTTTGCACTGTGCCAAAGGTAGACTCATTAATTTAATCAACCGTATTGGTGGAGAGGTACTAGGGTTCTTTGGACTACAATTCTAGGATTAATAGTGTTACCATGGCTAGTTACAACGTACTTCAAGAAGTACTTTTTATTTTAAGTTAAGTTTCTTCCATCTCCTTCGTTGAAAATATATGCTTTTTCATTGAAAGAAAACTCTATCACTCCTTAAAATGGCTCTAATGCAAACTCTTCAGCTCCTTGCATATTATTGCAGAATTACATGGCAGATTTATATGTATGATTTTCAGTACATCTGTAATATATCTCATGCACTAACTCCCTCTGATccttgaactaaaaccacgaaacctattatggatcggagggagtagctattTGTTATCTGTTCTCCAAGaagatccttaatgcatatagaacTTATCTCTGATTGTCTGCAACTCTCTAAGTGCATCTCCAATTTGAATGCGTTCACTTGGTGTCTCCTTTGAGCAAGAAATACCAATCTGCGAGAATGGATGTGATGTGACTAATTCTCATGTCTTTGATGTTGTGATAGTCCCCAAAAGTTTCTTTGCCGTTATTTTCTGCTTTTAATAGGTCTTGGTCAATGACATTAGCTGCTTGGTCTGGCAGTGCCATTTGTACGTGCTTATGAAGGCTAagcatttctccaaattcagagcTTGTTGGATTTTTTCCAGTGAACATCTCGAGCAGCAGTATACCATAGCTGTAGACGTCACCATATATTGAAGCTTCGTTGCCAATTCCATACTCTAAATTTGACAAATATAATTTACTTAATAAGCATCCTTAGATGGAGATAAACTGTAAAAGTCACATGCAGCGACTATGCATTATATGAGAATAGTCGAGTAGAGCAATACAAACCTGGAGCAACATAACCAATTGTTCCTCTTATTGCATTCCGACTAGTTGACTTGTCTAACTTGTCACTATGCTCTTCTTGTAGGAACCTTGCAAGCCCGAAATCGCCAACATGAGCAACCATGTCATCGTCGAGGATAATATTGCTTGGTTTGAGGTCACGAGTGAACAATTGGAAATGGCTTGTGGTGATGTAAATAGTCGAGTGCAGAGGCCACATCCATGGCAATTTGGAGTCTTTTGATGAGATCTAGCACCTTAGGTTCATTATCTTCCTCAAGACGCTTGTATAACCACTGATCTAGATTACCATTTGGCGTAGAAACTCAAAGACAAGAGCCTTGAAGTCGCCACCTCGGGAGTCAATGCTTGGAGCACACTGTTATAACCTTCACAAGGTTCCGATGGCGAATACATCTCAAAGCCTCACATTCCGCGTCAAAACTCCGCGATGCACCCGACTTGTTGCGGGTTGAGTACCTTCACCGCAACCACAACTTGTTGGCCGAGAAATTTCCATTCTTCCCTTGTATACCGCACCAAAGCTGCCTACCCCAATGAGGTTCTCCGATGTGAAACCATCGGTTGCCCCAGCCAATTCAGCATAAGAAACTGCTGGTGTGTTCCTTATTGGAGAAAGAGATCTCGTGGCTTTGCTCTTCTTAGCTTACTCCTTTTCCATAACATGAACAATGTGAATAGTATGACCAACGAATTGCAACTCCTGCTTGTGATAATCATGACAAGCTTTGAAGATATTTTCCTTTTAGTGAAGTCGGAGCACATTTTCAAATTCAATTGAGGGATCCCACCACACAAAGCACTCGTTTCCCGTGACCGAGGTTGCGATTGCATTGAGAAATATCCCATCTTCCGGAACTTCGCCTTCAAAATCATTGAAAGAAAGATTCGGAGTAGCGAGACCTTTCATACTGCCGAGGAACCCGGGGACGCGGCCGGATAAATTATTTTGAGAAAGATCAAGCACTAAGAGGCCCCGTAATCTGTCCTATTGATGGTGGAATTGTCCCCTCAAGGACGTTCACGGACATATTGAGATACTTGCAATGCTTGGCAGTCTCCTATACTTGGTAGGAATCTTCCCTGAAATCATATTATCGGAGATATCGAGCTCACCTAGATTCACGAGATTCCACACTTACGAAGGCAAAGTCCCGGACAATGAGTTATGCGCAAGGTGCATGGCACTCGACAAGGTTGAGATGAAGAAAAGTTCCTTAGGTACTTGGACCGGAGAGATTGTTGTAAGAAAGATCCGAGTTCTTCCAAAGGACAGATTCTTTGAGAGAAGAAGGTATGGCTCCACCGAGCGCATTAATATCGAGGAAAAGAGTTGTAAGTTTTGTAAGATTTCCAATAGCTGCTGGGATGGGTCCCGACAAGCTGTTGTTCCACAAAGATAACCGATTCAACTTCTCCGACTTACCGAGAGATCGTTGGAATAGTGCCCTGGAGAAGATTACACTCCATGTCAAGTTCATCCATGTTGATGTAGTTCCCTATCGTTCCAGGTATTGTTCCCGCTATACTTGTTGTATGCAATGGCAAGATACGTCATCTCCGTCGACAAATTACCGATTGATTTCGGCAGCACGCCTTGGAGCCTGTTGTTGCTAACATCCAACAATATCATATCGCTGCGAGTTGGTGAGAGTGGTCGGGAAGGCCCATTCGGCATCGTTGGCTGCTTCAAGCTGATTCCCGCGAAGTTCACCACGGACGGCATCTCTGGCGAGCTCCCAGGCACCGGGGATTGTTCTCGACAGGAAGTTATTTACCGTCCGAACCATCCGGAGCATGGAGGCATTGCACAAGGACGGCGGGATCACGCCATGGAACTGATTATCAGATACGAGGAACATCTGCAGATTCGTCATTGTGTCGCCCAGATCAAGCGGAAATCCCCCGGTCAGGTTGTTGCTCTGTACGTTGAGCATTTCAAGAGAGGAGAGGTTGAATAATGAAAGTGGCAGGGGGCCTTCAAGCTGATTGTTGTCCAGATAAAGCTCGGTGAGGCCGTGGAGGTTCCCGATGGCATCTGGAACCGGTCCGACGAGCTTGTTCTCCGCAAAGGAGACGATGCTAAGCGACCGGAGATTTCCTATGGATTCCGGGATGCGCCCTGCAAAGCCATTGCTCTGGAGGTCCAAGGATGTTAGCGAGGAGAGGTTCCCTAGCCAAGAAGGGATGGTTCCTCCGAGGCTGTTCTGTTCCAGATGAAGCGTGGTGAGAGATGACAGGTGCTGCAACGAGGATGGTATGCTCCCGGCCAGCCTGTTCGAGTCGGCGGTGAGAGCTGTCAACGCCGACAGGTTCCCGAGCGAGGCTGGGATGGAGCCTGACAACTGGTTGGAGCCGAGGCCCAGGCCGACGAGGTTACCAAGCCTGCCGATCTGCCAGGGGATCTCTCCCGTCAGGTTGTTGAACTCTAGGACGAGCAGTTTCAGGCTGGCAAGGCTGCCGACGTCGGAGGGGATGCTTCCGGTGAGCCTGTTCTGGCCGAGGTCGAGCACCTCGAGGAACCGGAGCGAGCGGAGCAGCTCCCCTGGAATGGGGCCGTGCAGCTTGTTGGTGTTGAGCAGGAGGTACCTGAGCTGCCTGCACCCggagagcggcggcgggaggggtcCCTGGATGGAGTTGCTGCTGAGGTTCAGGTGccggaggtcgcggaggcggccGAGCTCCGGCGGCAGCGCGCCGTGGAGCCGGTTGCCGGGGAGGTGGAGCCGCGTGAGGCACGTGAGGTTTGCCAGCGCGGGGCTCAGCGTGCCGAGGAGGCCGAGCCCCGGGAGGTCCAGCGCGACGACGCGGCCAAGGCGGCGCCCCCTCGTGCCGCACGACACGCCGCGCCattggcacggcggtggcgcggacGAGATGTTGGTGCTCGTCCAGGACGCCAGGGCCCGTGACGGGTCGCCCCTGATGAGCGACCTGAAGGACAGCAGCGCGTTGCGGTCCGCCGtggtggcagcagcagcagcctcggGAGCGCCGTGCACGGCGTAGCCGGCGACGGAAAATGCGAGgaagacggcgacgacgagcaggAGTGGCGCTNNNNNNNNNNNNNNNNNNNNNNNNNNNNNNNNNNNNNNNNNNNNNNNNNNNNNNNNNNNNNNNNNNNNNNNNNNNNNNNNNNNNNNNNNNNNNNNNNNNNGCTTTCCGCACATGCACGGAGATTACCAACGAAGGAACGAAACTCGTACGTGCACTAGACAGCGATCGAGTGTACGAACTTTGCCTGGAATTAACCCAGTTAttagttttttctttttctggagGATATTAGTTATACTAGTTTGTTTAATCTACTACTACCTGCACTACGTGCACCACACGTACATACTGCACTGCACTCGTGACTACATCTCGCGCctatcttttcttttccttttcaactTGCCTACCTAATCATGACTACATCTCCAAGAATGCTGCTCCAATAGATAAATGCACTGACTTCAGCCGCGATTTGGCCGTCGAAATGATAACTACTTTAATCACTTCCACTCCCGGTCCTCCGTTTTAAATTACAATTGACTCAAACTTTTTCTTTTCTAATACTACACTGAGTTGTTAACAAAACCAAATCAATTAGTAACTCGGAACACATACACTGGGGACAAAATAGCCAACGGGCCAAACCGGGCATCTCCAACGAGACGAAAAACCAAATGGATCATGGGATCCGTTTCGGACCGTGTAGCTAAAAAATGCATCTGCACCCAAACACAGCAGCCCGCCGAGACGCATACGCGGTCTAAATACGCTACGCGAATGCGTCTACGCGGATCCTGATGCTTCACCCTCAGCAAGGCAAAGTTGACGGGCGTCGCGTCGCAGCTTTTTTGTACTGCGTTAATGATGCGCCTCGCCTTACGAGCGCATGCGTTGGTGGGCGGCGTCGCATCGTCTACAATGGCCTGGCATTGAAGTCACTGGGGCCATCCCAGTCTTTTAAAGGGCCGTTGGCATATCCCTCCACCttgctacacacacacacacacacaaccgacACCATGGGGAAGGGCTGGCCATACCGCAACgggaagaacgaccacgaggccggtggCTCGGGTTCCGGCAAGAAGGCGGGAAGAAGCGGTACGTCACCGTCGACGTCGCGCGTCAGCTCTAGGAGGAGAACCGGCCGGTGCCATGGTCGGATGCGGGCCTggcgggagggggctggtacctgaacttCGACCGCGTACTGGTCCCTACCATCCCCTGTGAGGGATGAGACCGTCGCCGAGAGGTCCTGCCCCACCGAgccatcttgccgccggatctgcgcgACGTTCCAACGTTCGCGGTGACCTCGTACAATTGGATCTCGTTCGGGGGCGGGGAGTTTGATGCGCAACGCCGAGTGGGATACCTTGGCGATGTTGACTTGTTCACCCGTGAGCTCGATGCCGAGGACGAGTACGATGGAGATGGCGAGGGCGAGTATGGGGACGGCGATGTTCAGGTCCTCGGGACAAACAACAAAAGCGACGATTGCCCGGGCTGGGATCCGAAGACCTAGCCGCCGGGCATCAGTGAGGAGGaggccatcgccatcgccatggcCAACAGCGACCTCGACCAGCTCGCTATGTGGGACGGACTCGGCGTCCAGCTTCGTGAATCATGGTTGTCGCAGGGGACATCGGCGACTCCTCCAGCCACACCGACACGCACGCACGCGTGCGCGTCGTCTCCTGCTCCATCCCCGACCTGGGATCCGTGGCCTCTGTCACCGCATGATCCTGTTCCTCCTCCATCGCCGGCCCCCCTTCCACCTCCACCGTTGGTCTACCAACTGCGATGGTGGACGGCGGAGATCATTGACCTCATCAACGACGACGAGCAATAGTTGATGGCAAGGTTTTAGTAGGCCATGACGACCCTTTTAAACTTTATTTTCTCTATCATTTTGTAAAGTAATAAAATTATGAGTTTTATTGAATGAAAAAAACTGCTCTTTTCATGCATCAGACCGCTAGGAACACCCCTGGCGCAAACGGATACGAGGTCAAATTCAGCCATTTgagccgatgcaaacggacgcgcgcggctaATTTGGATATCCGAAatggcgtcgccccgttggatgtGCCCTTAGGGGTTCTGCCGTTGGGACAAAATCAAGGTGTTTGTTTTGTGTCCAACCATCAAACGGATCAAAGCTCCTCGGCCGTACGTCCATGGTATGGCCACACTACGAGCTTGTTGTTCTCACCACCATCAAAAGGTCCACGGCTCACATGTTCCGACACATAGTCATCGTTGGGTGGTATCGTCACCAACTTCTCCTGGCCGGTCCAAAGACTGCGTCAAGTGTTATTATGTCCTACATGGAATGATAGTTATTACTCGTCATTTCATGTGTCGCCCTGACGTGGCGCACTTTCAGGGCCCTTGATTCATGCTAGGGTGCAGTCATTGCCGATTGTTTCATGTGTCCATCCGCCATCGCGCGTCCTAGTTTAGTGCTACGATGTAGTCGTTTTCTATGATTTATGTCTTGTCGTGATCAATAGTTTTCTGAATTGATTATGTCCAATAATCTATTTCAGTGTTCATAGTTGATGGTCATTTTTTCTAAGAAAAAAGAGGAAAAGGGCGACACAAACTGCTGATCCGTCTCACCGAATGGAGCCCCCAGCACTTCGCGACTTGTATGACTAGTGACTAGTGAGACGCAACCATCGGCGTGTGCTGTTTGCTCTTTTCAGCCCGCGGATCAGCAGTCGATGGACTAGGCGACACTATTATGAGAAAATTGCTTCTGTACATTGAAAAACCTACACAATGGCTTATTTTCCATCCAACAAAGCTGCAGTTCTTATATACCGAACACAAGCAAGTTCTAGTTATTTCCCATCGATGTT includes:
- the LOC124686812 gene encoding uncharacterized protein LOC124686812; the encoded protein is MRKGYIISDAVLEQVYKIMEDQSSSISPSLDHPSLCPPAWKMLASRKDEFVKKQKFLGRVLGELLLDYSNQHPWEPVPRLDVICGVKKDYSRHSKFYHVNFLVYYDDVSSASVLFFAEVWVSSFQAKLSTSVNLVNGPCIRYGRQVESNVLFTKVYSISRKESETSFCCPLPHYSPDRPYLGRCTSCEPISCRIVHPPSGNHTGANCSQLGELFQYLNFRDYKPSAADSITESDFVYFDSHRDTKFAEGLNDRSSLAKKKALIIR